One window of Burkholderia thailandensis E264 genomic DNA carries:
- a CDS encoding HAD family hydrolase: MFSAAIFDMDGLLVDSERTIMNAWIDVARAHGAALSAADYLQIVGRSFREGQTILARLLGDDTFRAVSAQVRAQLAAPQPHPKFPLKAGAQALLSALADAGVPCAVASSSACDVIRTRLHAVGVLGHFAAIAGGDEVARGKPDPAVYRLAAERLNVSAPACIAFEDSDFGALAAARAGASVVTVPDLKAPTPEIVALSLRVLDSLDDAVALVPAWFDPRAAQSL; this comes from the coding sequence ATGTTTTCAGCGGCGATCTTCGATATGGACGGCCTGCTCGTCGATTCCGAGCGGACCATCATGAACGCATGGATCGACGTCGCGCGCGCGCACGGCGCCGCGCTGTCGGCGGCCGACTATCTGCAGATCGTCGGCCGCTCGTTCCGCGAAGGTCAGACGATCCTCGCCCGCCTGCTCGGCGACGACACGTTCCGCGCGGTGTCCGCACAGGTGCGCGCGCAACTCGCGGCGCCGCAGCCGCATCCGAAATTTCCGCTGAAGGCGGGCGCGCAGGCGCTCTTGAGCGCGCTCGCCGATGCGGGCGTGCCGTGCGCGGTGGCGTCGTCGTCCGCGTGCGACGTGATCCGCACGCGGCTTCACGCGGTCGGCGTGCTCGGGCATTTCGCCGCGATCGCGGGCGGCGACGAAGTGGCGCGCGGCAAGCCCGATCCAGCCGTCTACCGGCTCGCGGCTGAGCGGCTGAACGTGAGCGCGCCCGCGTGCATCGCGTTCGAGGACAGCGATTTCGGCGCGCTCGCCGCGGCGCGCGCGGGCGCATCCGTCGTCACCGTGCCGGATCTGAAAGCGCCAACGCCCGAGATCGTCGCGCTGAGCCTGCGCGTGCTCGATTCGCTCGATGATGCGGTCGCGCTCGTGCCTGCGTGGTTCGATCCGCGCGCCGCGCAATCCCTGTGA
- the argH gene encoding argininosuccinate lyase has translation MTSQLHKKGEAWSARFSEPMSELVKRYTSSVFFDKRLALVDIAGSLAHAGMLAAQKIISADDLAAIEHGMAQIKGEIERGEFEWQLDLEDVHLNIEARLTALIGDAGKRLHTGRSRNDQVATDIRLWLRGEIDRIGGLLNDLRGALIDLAEQNADTILPGFTHLQVAQPVTFGHHLLAYVEMFSRDAERMRDCRARVNRLPLGAAALAGTSYPIDRHAVAKTLGFDGICANSLDAVSDRDFAIEFTAAAALVMTHVSRFSEELVLWMSPRVGFIDIADRFCTGSSIMPQKKNPDVPELARGKTGRVNGHLMALLTLMKGQPLAYNKDNQEDKEPLFDTVDTVADTLRIFAEMVAGITVKPDAMRAAALQGFSTATDLADYLVKRGLPFRDAHEAVAHAVKICDARGIDLADLTLDEMKQELPNVAHLIGSDVFDYLTLEGSVASRSHPGGTAPDQVRAAAKAARAALGK, from the coding sequence CGACAAGCGGCTCGCGCTCGTCGACATCGCCGGCTCGCTCGCGCACGCGGGCATGCTCGCCGCGCAGAAGATCATCAGCGCCGACGACCTCGCCGCGATCGAGCACGGGATGGCGCAAATCAAGGGCGAGATCGAGCGCGGCGAATTCGAATGGCAGCTCGATCTCGAAGACGTGCACCTGAACATCGAGGCGCGCCTGACCGCGCTCATCGGCGACGCGGGCAAGCGCCTGCACACGGGCCGCTCGCGCAACGACCAGGTCGCGACCGACATCCGCCTGTGGCTGCGCGGCGAGATCGACCGGATCGGCGGCCTGCTGAACGACCTGCGCGGCGCGCTGATCGATCTCGCCGAACAGAACGCGGACACGATCCTGCCGGGCTTCACGCACCTGCAGGTCGCGCAGCCCGTCACGTTCGGCCATCACCTGCTCGCGTACGTCGAGATGTTCTCGCGCGACGCCGAGCGCATGCGCGACTGCCGCGCGCGCGTGAACCGCCTGCCGCTCGGCGCGGCGGCGCTCGCGGGCACGAGCTATCCGATCGACCGCCATGCGGTGGCGAAGACGCTCGGCTTCGACGGCATCTGCGCGAACTCGCTCGACGCGGTGTCCGATCGCGACTTCGCGATCGAATTCACGGCCGCGGCCGCGCTGGTCATGACGCACGTGTCGCGCTTCTCGGAAGAACTCGTGCTGTGGATGAGCCCGCGCGTCGGCTTCATCGACATCGCCGACCGCTTCTGCACCGGCAGCTCGATCATGCCGCAGAAGAAGAACCCGGACGTGCCCGAGCTCGCGCGCGGCAAGACGGGCCGCGTGAACGGCCACCTGATGGCGCTCCTCACGCTGATGAAGGGCCAGCCGCTCGCGTACAACAAGGACAACCAGGAAGACAAGGAACCGCTGTTCGACACGGTCGACACCGTCGCCGACACGCTGCGGATCTTCGCGGAGATGGTCGCGGGCATCACCGTGAAGCCGGACGCGATGCGCGCGGCCGCGCTGCAGGGCTTCTCGACCGCGACGGATCTCGCCGACTATCTGGTCAAGCGCGGGCTGCCGTTCCGCGACGCGCACGAAGCGGTCGCGCACGCGGTGAAGATCTGCGACGCGCGCGGCATCGATCTCGCGGACCTGACGCTCGACGAAATGAAGCAGGAACTGCCGAACGTCGCGCATCTGATCGGCAGCGACGTGTTCGACTATCTGACACTCGAAGGCTCGGTTGCGAGCCGCAGCCATCCGGGCGGCACCGCGCCTGACCAGGTGCGCGCGGCGGCGAAGGCGGCGCGCGCGGCGCTCGGCAAGTAA